The DNA sequence CCAACAGCCATCCTCGTGACGCAACACACCACCGAGGCGCATTGCGTATCGGTCATTCCGACCGAATCAGTCGACGCGGCGCAATGCGCCCGTCCTCACTCACTTCACCGATGCCGATAAAGCGACCGTTATGATCCTGCACCCGCAGCATGCCAAATTTCGGCGCTTCCGGTGCCCGTACCGGCTGACCGTGCAGCCAATAAAAGGCGCTGTGCTCTGACAGCTGCAGCAGTGGCCAGTGTTCCAGCCCGCTATCGACCGGCTTGAGAAAGGCATCCACCGCCTCTGCCCCGCCTTCGGCATGGACCCGCTCGAGCTCTTCGAGACTGACGGTCTGGGTCAGATCGAAAGGTCCAGCCTGAGTCCGCCGCAGTTCGGCTACGTGTGCACCACAACCCAACTTCAGCCCGATATCTTCGACGAGCGTGCGGATATAAGTACCCTTGCTGCAAGCGACGGCCAAACGCGCCCTATCGTCTTCCAGCGAGAGCAAATCCAGGCGGGCAATGGTAACAGAACGCGGCTCGCGCTCCACTACCTCTCCGGCACGCGCCAGCTTGTACAGTGGCTGACCGTCACGCTTGAGTGCCGAATACATCGGCGGCA is a window from the Pseudomonas sp. MTM4 genome containing:
- the truB gene encoding tRNA pseudouridine(55) synthase TruB — translated: MAQVKRVRRAVSGIILLDKPRGFTSNAALQKVRWLLNAEKAGHTGSLDPLATGVLPLCFGEATKFSQYLLDADKGYETVAQLGVTTTTADAEGEVIERKPVAVSAAQIEALLPEFRGDLQQVPPMYSALKRDGQPLYKLARAGEVVEREPRSVTIARLDLLSLEDDRARLAVACSKGTYIRTLVEDIGLKLGCGAHVAELRRTQAGPFDLTQTVSLEELERVHAEGGAEAVDAFLKPVDSGLEHWPLLQLSEHSAFYWLHGQPVRAPEAPKFGMLRVQDHNGRFIGIGEVSEDGRIAPRRLIRSE